One Euphorbia lathyris chromosome 1, ddEupLath1.1, whole genome shotgun sequence DNA segment encodes these proteins:
- the LOC136208560 gene encoding probable mitochondrial-processing peptidase subunit beta, mitochondrial: MALKHLLALARRSHRPSVSTLSAVRASSTSALASSSPSTSPAPPPPNAMIYDRLAESVKSKLQVLANPDPRFLKYGSPHPTIASHTHILSAPETRVTTLPNGLRIATESTLSSKTATVGVWIDAGSRFETDDTNGTAHFLEHMIFKGTERRTARSLEEEIENMGGHLNAYTSREQTTYYAKVMDKDVNNALDILADILQNSKFDDIRINRERDVILREMEEVEGQTEEVIFDHLHATAFQYTPLGRTILGPANNIKSITRDHLKSYIQTHYTAPRMIIVASGAVKHEDVVEQVKKLFTKLSSEPTTATQLVAKDPAFFTGSEVRIIDDDIPLAQFAVAFEGASWSDPDSIALMVMQAMLGSWNKSAGGGKHMGSELAQRVGINEIAESMMAFNTNYKDTGLFGVYAVAKPDHLDDLAWAIMYEASKLCYRVSEADVTRARNQLKSSLLLHIDGTSPVAEDIGRQLLTYGRRIPFAELFARIDAVDPSTIKRVANRFIHDKDIAIAAMGPIQGLPDYNWFRRRTYLNRY, encoded by the exons ATGGCGTTGAAGCATCTCCTAGCTCTAGCCCGCCGGTCGCATAGACCTTCGGTCTCAACTCTTTCCGCCGTTCGAGCTTCCTCGACATCTGCTCTGGCCTCGTCCTCGCCTTCTACCTCTCCCGCCCCGCCTCCACCAAACGCCATGATCTACGATCGTCTGGCTGAATCTGTCAAATCTAAGCTTCAAGTGCTCGCGAATCCTGACCCGAGGTTCCTTAAATATGGGTCGCCCCATCCCACTATTGCTTCTCATACCCACATCCTCTCCGCCCCTGAAACCCGTGTCACCACGCTTCCTAATGGCCTCCGTATCGCCACCGAATCCACCCTTTCCTCGAAAACCGCGACTGTTGGAGTCTGGATCGACGCTGGCTCCCGTTTTGAGACCGATGATACTAACGGAACTGCACATTTTTTGGAGCATATGATTTTCAAGGGGACGGAAAGAAGGACTGCGAGAAGCCTGGAAGAGGAGATCGAGAACATGGGTGGCCATTTGAATGCCTACACTAGTAGGGAACAGACTACCTATTATGCCAAAGTTATGGACAAGGATGTAAATAACGCATTGGATATTTTGGCTGATATATTGCAGAATTCCAAGTTTGATGACATCCGTATTAATCGTGAAAGGGATGTGATTTTGAGGGAAATGGAAGAG GTTGAAGGGCAAACCGAAGAAGTTATCTTCGATCATTTGCATGCAACTGCATTTCAATACACTCCTCTTGGAAGAACGATTCTTGGACCAGCTAATAATATCAAGTCTATCACCAGAGATCATCTGAAGAGCTATATTCAAACGCACTACACAGCACCCAGGATG ATCATTGTTGCTTCTGGAGCTGTTAAGCACGAGGACGTTGTTGAGCAAGTTAAAAAATTGTTCACTAAGTTATCATCAGAGCCAACCACTGCTACTCAGCTGGTTGCTAAAGATCCAGCATTTTTTACTGGCTCTGAG GTTAGGATAATTGATGATGATATTCCTCTGGCACAATTTGCTGTTGCTTTTGAAGGAGCATCATGGTCCGATCCAGATTCAATTGCTCTAATGGTTATGCAGGCTATGTTGGGCTCATGGAATAAAAGTGCTGGAGGTGGAAAGCACATGGG TTCTGAGCTGGCACAAAGGGTTGGCATTAATGAAATAGCTGAAAGCATGATGGCCTTTAACACCAACTACAAGGACACTGGGCTTTTTGGTGTTTATGCTGTCGCTAAG CCAGACCACTTGGATGATTTAGCCTGGGCAATTATGTATGAGGCATCAAAGTTATGTTATCGGGTTTCTGAGGCTGATGTTACTCGTGCTCGTAATCAG TTGAAATCGTCGTTGCTCCTTCACATAGATGGAACAAGTCCTGTAGCTGAAGACATTGGACGTCAG CTACTTACATATGGTCGGAGAATCCCGTTTGCTGAATTATTTGCGAGGATTGATGCTGTTGATCCAAGTACTATTAAACGTGTTGCAAATAGATTCATTCACGACAAG GATATAGCAATTGCTGCAATGGGTCCAATCCAGGGGTTGCCTGATTACAATTGGTTCAGACGCAGAACCTACTTGAACCGCTACTAG